One genomic segment of Brevibacillus laterosporus LMG 15441 includes these proteins:
- a CDS encoding GNAT family N-acetyltransferase, with product MLVITPIPLQGTFVVLEPLQPEHEAELQQVGSFPEIWTFLPKAMVTNEDWKAYFKKAYDAKDAGVEFPFIIRERSSQRIIGTTRFMNISSKDDHLEIGSTWLTPRVWKSGVNTECKYLLLSHCFEHLGCVRVQIKTDSRNENSQRAIRRIGATYEGTLRKHMRLANGYVRDTAMFSIIDSEWPQVKEKLALMMQRYS from the coding sequence ATGCTTGTTATTACTCCCATTCCACTACAAGGAACTTTCGTGGTACTCGAACCGCTACAGCCAGAACACGAAGCAGAGCTTCAGCAGGTCGGAAGCTTTCCCGAAATTTGGACCTTTTTACCGAAGGCAATGGTTACAAATGAGGACTGGAAAGCCTATTTTAAAAAAGCATACGATGCAAAGGATGCAGGAGTAGAATTTCCTTTTATCATTAGGGAACGTTCCTCCCAACGCATTATTGGTACTACTCGTTTTATGAATATTTCAAGTAAGGATGATCACTTAGAAATTGGTTCAACCTGGCTTACTCCACGCGTATGGAAATCAGGCGTGAATACGGAATGTAAATATTTGTTGCTAAGCCATTGCTTTGAACATCTCGGATGCGTTCGCGTTCAAATTAAAACCGATTCTCGCAACGAAAACTCACAACGAGCTATTCGGCGAATCGGGGCTACCTATGAGGGCACGCTCCGCAAGCATATGCGTCTGGCCAATGGTTATGTCCGTGATACTGCTATGTTTTCGATCATTGATTCAGAATGGCCTCAGGTAAAAGAGAAGCTGGCCCTTATGATGCAACGTTACTCATAG
- a CDS encoding IS3 family transposase — protein MKPKDKRCFFELIKELSKKYSITLLCKITKVSRSGFYKWLSHEKHPTSKQLVNEKLRGMIMECYQEVKGIYGYPRIKVWLFRRYGLKVNHKRVYRIMKELGIQALIRKKRKFFGRKEKVVISENKLNRNFYASRPNEKWATDITYILFNGRRLYLSVIYDMYNNEVVAYKTSKRNDLQLVMDTVKLALKKRDVNGVLLHSDQGYQYTSKQYNQFLQKYKIVASMSRKGNCLDNACIEGFFGHLKTECLYLHSFQTDKEVEEALHGYINFYNQQRFQSRLKNLSPIEYRTQAA, from the coding sequence GTGAAACCGAAAGATAAACGCTGTTTTTTCGAGCTTATTAAAGAATTGTCTAAAAAGTATTCTATTACTTTATTGTGTAAAATTACGAAAGTATCTCGTAGTGGTTTTTACAAGTGGCTTTCTCATGAGAAACACCCCACCTCAAAACAATTGGTAAATGAAAAATTAAGAGGAATGATCATGGAGTGTTATCAAGAGGTCAAAGGCATTTACGGGTATCCCCGAATAAAAGTGTGGTTATTTAGAAGGTACGGACTAAAAGTCAATCATAAACGTGTGTATCGCATCATGAAGGAACTTGGGATACAAGCGCTAATCCGTAAAAAACGAAAATTCTTTGGGCGCAAAGAGAAGGTTGTTATCTCCGAAAACAAGCTGAATCGAAATTTTTACGCCTCACGGCCAAATGAGAAATGGGCTACAGATATTACCTACATACTATTTAATGGTCGCCGTCTTTATCTGTCGGTCATATACGACATGTATAACAACGAAGTTGTTGCCTACAAAACAAGCAAACGTAATGATTTACAGCTTGTAATGGATACCGTAAAATTAGCGCTTAAAAAGCGGGATGTAAACGGAGTCCTCCTACACAGTGATCAAGGATATCAGTACACCTCAAAGCAGTATAACCAGTTCCTTCAGAAATATAAAATCGTAGCAAGTATGTCTAGAAAAGGTAACTGTTTAGATAACGCCTGTATTGAGGGATTCTTTGGGCATTTAAAAACAGAGTGTTTGTATCTTCATTCGTTTCAAACAGATAAAGAAGTGGAAGAAGCTCTCCACGGTTACATTAATTTCTATAATCAGCAACGGTTTCAATCTCGATTAAAAAACCTGAGTCCGATAGAATACCGAACTCAGGCTGCCTAG
- a CDS encoding UbiD family decarboxylase, with amino-acid sequence MHTNLRTFIQQLRDEGQLLQIDTPVDPYLELAEIHRRVIDEQGPALLFTNVKGKSFPIVTNLFGTRERVDMAFGPKPEKIIQQLVSNMDKLMPPKLSALWGLRDPLLSVMKTGTKNVSLKNAPVAQVHTTDVNLHELPAITSWHEDGGPFVTLPLVYTEHPVSKEHNLGMYRIQLYDENTTGIHWQIHKGGGFHYYEAEKRNRALPITLTVGGPPALIVSAIAPLPEMVPELIFSSLLMGEKLGMTDVDNHPHKIISEAEFVFGGIVPPHVRRPEGPFGDHFGYYSLAHDFPVFHVQQMWRREDAIYPATVVGKPRQEDFFIGEYLQSLLSPLFPVVMPGVKALWTYGETGFHALAGAIVRESYYKEAMAHAFRILGEGQLTLTKFLMVTDVHCDLSQFSKFLEIVLARFQPERDLLIVNDTSNDTLDYTGRKFNHGSKGVMLGIGDPVRDLLHTYNGPDIPRFPHVEVFCPGCLVISGPKFEDAPQIGEDLIAYANEHVADWPMICIVDDAAISRKESSFLWTVFTRFDPANDLYAKSTIVRNKIRYEGPLIVDARMKPFYPAEVETRPDIDKLVSRRWKEYFPHL; translated from the coding sequence ATGCATACAAATTTACGAACTTTTATCCAACAGCTTCGCGATGAAGGACAATTATTGCAGATTGATACTCCTGTCGATCCATATTTGGAATTGGCAGAAATTCATCGTCGAGTCATTGATGAACAAGGCCCAGCCCTTCTTTTTACAAATGTTAAAGGGAAAAGCTTCCCTATTGTAACCAATCTATTTGGAACCCGTGAACGGGTCGATATGGCATTCGGACCAAAGCCAGAAAAGATCATTCAGCAATTAGTAAGTAACATGGACAAGCTGATGCCCCCGAAGCTCTCTGCCCTTTGGGGATTACGTGATCCTTTATTAAGTGTCATGAAAACAGGTACGAAAAACGTATCGTTAAAAAATGCTCCTGTCGCTCAGGTACATACAACTGATGTCAATTTACATGAACTACCGGCTATTACTAGCTGGCATGAAGACGGGGGACCGTTTGTTACATTGCCACTTGTCTACACAGAGCATCCCGTTAGTAAAGAACACAATCTGGGGATGTATCGTATTCAGCTATATGATGAAAATACTACGGGTATTCATTGGCAGATTCATAAAGGTGGTGGGTTCCACTATTATGAGGCAGAAAAACGTAACCGTGCTTTGCCGATAACCCTGACAGTTGGCGGACCACCTGCTTTGATTGTCTCTGCTATTGCTCCATTACCGGAGATGGTTCCGGAGCTTATTTTCTCCTCTCTCTTAATGGGAGAAAAGCTAGGAATGACCGATGTAGATAATCATCCACATAAAATTATTTCGGAAGCAGAATTCGTGTTTGGCGGTATTGTCCCTCCGCATGTTCGCCGACCAGAAGGACCGTTTGGCGACCATTTTGGCTATTATTCCTTAGCTCACGACTTCCCTGTCTTCCATGTGCAGCAAATGTGGCGCAGGGAAGATGCCATCTATCCAGCTACGGTGGTTGGTAAGCCGCGCCAGGAGGATTTCTTTATTGGTGAATACCTGCAAAGTCTGCTGTCACCGCTTTTCCCTGTGGTTATGCCTGGAGTGAAGGCTCTTTGGACGTATGGGGAAACCGGCTTCCATGCATTAGCAGGAGCAATCGTACGCGAAAGCTACTATAAAGAAGCAATGGCCCATGCCTTTAGAATTCTAGGGGAAGGTCAGCTTACATTAACTAAGTTTTTGATGGTAACGGATGTGCATTGTGACCTATCGCAGTTCAGTAAGTTTTTAGAGATCGTGTTAGCTCGTTTCCAACCGGAACGTGATCTACTGATTGTCAACGATACCTCCAACGATACACTTGATTATACAGGACGCAAATTTAATCATGGTAGCAAAGGGGTAATGCTCGGCATTGGCGATCCTGTTCGTGACCTGCTACACACTTATAACGGGCCGGACATCCCGCGTTTTCCTCATGTAGAGGTTTTTTGCCCAGGCTGTCTCGTAATTTCAGGACCAAAATTTGAAGATGCCCCGCAAATAGGGGAAGATTTGATCGCTTATGCCAATGAACATGTAGCGGACTGGCCTATGATTTGTATCGTTGATGACGCTGCAATCTCTCGCAAGGAAAGCAGCTTCCTCTGGACAGTCTTTACGCGCTTTGATCCAGCAAACGATCTATATGCCAAATCAACTATCGTACGCAATAAAATCCGTTATGAAGGGCCATTAATCGTAGATGCTCGTATGAAGCCGTTCTATCCAGCAGAAGTCGAAACCCGTCCAGACATTGACAAACTGGTCAGCAGACGTTGGAAAGAATACTTTCCTCATCTGTAA
- a CDS encoding thiamine phosphate synthase: MRARSLHLITTGRQALREVLPIIEKADQAGVDYLHIREKQRTARELAEWIRLLSDVFPRDRIIVNDRVDVAMTYHCGGVQLGQQSLHASLAGRMLASHQLLGCSVHNDQECLSVQSLQPSDQYDSLTEHNFVPSRPPTFVIAGHVFVTECKPGVEPRGLPFVTRMRKLLAPSISLLAIGGITPHRVKDVIAAGADGIAVMSGIMQSAQPQERMKEYRDQLDKTAENAIQ, translated from the coding sequence TTGCGAGCACGCTCCCTTCATCTCATTACCACAGGGCGTCAAGCTCTCAGAGAAGTGTTGCCCATTATAGAGAAGGCAGACCAAGCAGGAGTAGATTATCTACACATTCGGGAAAAGCAGCGGACAGCAAGGGAATTAGCTGAATGGATCAGGCTCTTGTCGGATGTTTTTCCAAGGGACCGAATCATCGTAAATGACCGTGTGGATGTAGCAATGACTTATCATTGCGGCGGTGTACAGCTTGGACAGCAAAGTCTGCATGCCAGCTTGGCAGGTCGTATGCTGGCCTCCCATCAATTGCTGGGTTGTTCGGTTCATAACGATCAGGAATGCTTGTCGGTACAATCGTTACAACCCTCTGACCAGTACGATTCATTGACAGAACATAATTTCGTACCAAGCCGTCCTCCAACCTTTGTGATAGCGGGGCATGTCTTTGTGACGGAATGTAAGCCCGGCGTAGAACCGCGTGGTCTTCCCTTTGTAACGCGAATGCGGAAACTGTTAGCTCCTAGTATCTCACTACTTGCGATAGGTGGCATAACTCCGCATCGTGTTAAGGACGTGATAGCGGCTGGAGCGGATGGTATTGCTGTAATGTCGGGGATCATGCAGTCAGCACAACCGCAAGAAAGGATGAAAGAGTACCGTGATCAGCTTGATAAAACAGCAGAAAATGCTATCCAGTAG
- a CDS encoding transposase — MGKIRKTYSKNFKLKAVQLYLSGEQGYKTLTRDLGISDPSILRRWVDHYRKEGIQGLDEKRGRTKNPLRGRPRTRPESTEEEIVRLRAENEFLKKWLGLEKR; from the coding sequence ATGGGGAAAATTAGAAAAACATATTCAAAGAATTTTAAGCTAAAAGCCGTACAGCTTTATTTGAGCGGTGAACAAGGGTACAAAACACTTACAAGGGATCTCGGCATTAGTGACCCTTCTATTTTAAGAAGATGGGTTGATCATTATAGAAAGGAAGGTATACAGGGACTAGATGAAAAACGCGGGAGAACAAAAAATCCTCTTAGAGGAAGACCACGAACAAGGCCAGAGAGTACGGAGGAAGAGATAGTTCGATTACGTGCAGAGAACGAATTCTTAAAAAAGTGGCTAGGTCTAGAAAAGAGGTGA
- a CDS encoding lipoate--protein ligase, whose amino-acid sequence MKFIDNQGITDPRINLAIEEYALKHLPADDDYLLFYINEPSIIIGKNQNTIEEINADYVDEHQIHIVRRLSGGGAVYHDLGNLNFSFITNDDGKSFHNFKKFTEPVVFALKEMGVEAELSGRNDIQVGERKISGNAQYSTKGRMFSHGTLLFDSEMENVVAALKVNAAKIESKGIKSIRSRVANITEFLQKPMTIEEFKQQILHSIFAQGEVSEYVLTEEDWKNIHELSKERYQNWEWNYGKSPKSNFQQTKRFPVGTIELRLDVEKGKIKHAKIYGDFFGVGEVSEIEQKLTDIPMEKKAIREVLESLHLPTYFGAITVEELLTLFFDHDNE is encoded by the coding sequence ATGAAATTCATTGACAATCAAGGCATTACAGACCCACGAATTAATCTAGCTATTGAGGAATATGCCTTAAAACACCTGCCGGCAGATGATGATTATCTGTTGTTTTACATAAATGAGCCATCCATTATTATTGGTAAAAACCAAAACACGATCGAGGAAATTAACGCGGATTATGTGGACGAGCATCAAATTCACATTGTCCGCCGTTTATCAGGTGGTGGTGCGGTTTATCATGATTTAGGTAACCTAAACTTTAGCTTTATTACCAATGACGATGGCAAGTCCTTTCATAACTTTAAAAAGTTTACGGAACCAGTTGTGTTCGCTTTGAAGGAAATGGGAGTAGAGGCTGAATTAAGCGGACGAAACGATATTCAAGTCGGTGAACGTAAAATTTCGGGCAACGCTCAATACTCCACGAAGGGACGCATGTTTAGCCATGGTACTCTCTTATTTGACTCTGAAATGGAGAATGTAGTAGCAGCGTTGAAGGTGAATGCTGCTAAAATTGAATCGAAGGGTATCAAGTCAATCCGTAGTAGAGTTGCTAATATCACAGAATTTTTACAGAAACCAATGACTATCGAAGAGTTTAAACAACAAATTTTACACTCCATCTTTGCTCAGGGTGAAGTAAGTGAATACGTGTTGACTGAAGAGGATTGGAAAAACATCCATGAGCTATCCAAGGAACGCTACCAAAATTGGGAGTGGAATTATGGAAAATCACCGAAGAGCAATTTCCAACAAACCAAACGTTTTCCGGTAGGAACGATTGAGCTCCGCCTTGATGTGGAGAAGGGAAAAATCAAACACGCAAAAATTTATGGCGATTTCTTCGGAGTAGGGGAAGTATCTGAAATTGAGCAAAAGCTTACCGATATTCCGATGGAGAAGAAAGCGATCCGTGAGGTTTTGGAGTCACTTCATTTGCCAACCTATTTTGGAGCTATTACGGTCGAGGAATTATTGACGCTGTTTTTTGACCATGACAACGAATAG
- the nadE gene encoding ammonia-dependent NAD(+) synthetase translates to MRQKQIQAELDVQPTIDPQQEIRSRVEFLKQYLLATHTKGYVLGISGGQDSSLAGRLAQLAVDEIRQETGKDYSFIAVRLPYGVQQDEDDAQRALAFIKPDRTVTVNIKPAVDASVQAFEEATGEQLSHFLKGNIKARERMKVQYDLGAHYQLLVIGTDHAAEAVTGFFTKFGDGGCDVTPLTGLSKRQGKQVLQALGAEESLYAKIPTADLEDDKPLLPDETALGMSYEQLDDYLEGKSVPSEIAEKIDQRYLRTAHKRHLPVTPFDTWWKEEK, encoded by the coding sequence ATGCGACAAAAACAAATTCAAGCGGAACTGGATGTGCAACCGACCATCGATCCGCAGCAAGAGATACGATCAAGAGTGGAATTTTTAAAGCAATATCTGCTTGCAACGCACACCAAAGGGTATGTACTTGGAATTAGTGGTGGACAAGATTCTTCATTGGCAGGTCGTCTCGCCCAATTAGCCGTGGATGAGATTCGCCAAGAAACTGGTAAGGATTATAGCTTTATCGCTGTTCGATTGCCATATGGAGTTCAACAGGATGAAGATGATGCCCAGCGTGCGCTCGCTTTCATTAAACCCGATCGCACGGTTACGGTTAATATAAAACCAGCTGTAGATGCTTCCGTACAAGCCTTTGAGGAAGCTACTGGAGAACAATTATCTCACTTTCTTAAAGGAAACATTAAAGCACGCGAACGTATGAAGGTTCAATATGATCTAGGCGCCCACTACCAACTATTAGTGATTGGAACAGACCATGCGGCTGAAGCGGTTACCGGCTTTTTCACTAAATTCGGAGATGGTGGTTGTGATGTAACACCTCTCACAGGCCTTAGCAAGCGTCAGGGTAAACAGGTATTACAAGCTCTTGGTGCAGAGGAATCTCTCTATGCCAAGATACCTACAGCAGATCTTGAGGATGATAAACCACTTTTACCTGATGAAACAGCGCTGGGCATGTCCTATGAGCAATTAGACGATTACTTGGAAGGGAAATCTGTTCCAAGCGAGATTGCTGAAAAAATTGATCAGCGTTACCTTCGTACAGCACACAAACGCCATCTTCCCGTTACGCCATTTGATACATGGTGGAAGGAAGAAAAATAA